In a single window of the Renibacterium salmoninarum ATCC 33209 genome:
- the pdhA gene encoding pyruvate dehydrogenase (acetyl-transferring) E1 component subunit alpha gives MTISAEQENQLKSVSQAFGISVEDYMLPAHEQIQMVDPQGRRSEPGLRQAGHEYPVPDDAALLEAYAQLVIGRRFNDQNSALVRQGRMAVYPSSHGQEACQVAAALCLDEGDWLFPTYRDAVAVMSRGVDPVEAMTLFRGDWHGGYDPMKYKVGIQCTPLTTQLLHAVGVAHAAKLRGENTVVMALCGDGATSEGDFHEALNFAAVFNLPVIFFVQNNKYAISVPLAQQSVAPSLAHKAVGYGMAGEHVDGNDVVALLAVLKRAVALAREGSGPLLVEANTYRIQSHTNADDATRYRQDSEVAEWLEKDPVARMRAFLRAEALLDDDGEAEIVARAEIVATQLRDGMNSEPDIDPQDLFRFLYTEPNPQLDEQSAQLAEELRREGNAS, from the coding sequence ATGACGATCTCCGCAGAGCAAGAAAATCAGCTGAAGAGCGTGAGTCAGGCCTTTGGCATCAGTGTCGAGGACTACATGCTCCCGGCGCATGAACAGATCCAAATGGTGGACCCGCAAGGGCGCCGCTCGGAGCCTGGTTTACGCCAAGCTGGGCACGAGTACCCGGTGCCCGACGATGCCGCACTATTAGAGGCCTATGCTCAGCTGGTCATCGGACGTCGATTCAACGACCAAAACTCTGCCTTAGTTCGGCAAGGGCGAATGGCTGTTTACCCGTCAAGCCACGGCCAAGAAGCCTGCCAAGTCGCGGCCGCGCTGTGCCTTGATGAGGGCGACTGGCTCTTCCCAACCTACCGGGACGCTGTGGCCGTGATGAGCCGTGGCGTTGATCCGGTGGAGGCGATGACACTTTTCCGCGGTGACTGGCACGGTGGCTATGACCCGATGAAATACAAGGTGGGCATCCAATGCACCCCGCTAACCACCCAGCTACTCCACGCAGTCGGCGTAGCGCATGCGGCGAAACTGCGGGGTGAAAACACTGTAGTGATGGCGTTGTGCGGTGACGGGGCCACGAGTGAAGGCGATTTTCACGAGGCGCTGAACTTTGCCGCAGTGTTCAATTTGCCGGTGATCTTTTTTGTGCAAAACAATAAATACGCAATCTCGGTTCCGCTCGCTCAGCAGTCAGTTGCGCCGTCGCTGGCGCACAAAGCCGTGGGTTACGGGATGGCAGGCGAACACGTAGACGGTAACGACGTCGTCGCCCTGCTCGCCGTTTTGAAGCGCGCGGTTGCCCTAGCCCGGGAAGGCTCTGGCCCGCTATTGGTAGAGGCCAATACTTACCGGATTCAATCGCATACCAATGCCGATGATGCCACGAGATACCGTCAAGACAGCGAAGTTGCCGAATGGCTAGAGAAAGATCCAGTGGCCAGAATGCGTGCTTTCTTGCGCGCTGAAGCGCTGCTTGACGACGACGGCGAGGCCGAGATCGTCGCTCGCGCCGAAATCGTTGCCACGCAGTTGCGTGACGGCATGAACTCGGAGCCGGACATTGACCCGCAAGATCTTTTCCGATTCCTGTACACCGAACCAAACCCGCAGCTCGATGAGCAATCAGCTCAGCTCGCGGAAGAACTCCGACGCGAAGGAAACGCCTCATGA
- a CDS encoding NAD-dependent epimerase/dehydratase family protein encodes MNHAVILGGTGALGRATASKLLSEGWTVDVVGRNAENFPAELREAGATFQSADRYNSTDLQTVFGAGADLLVDALSFNEAHAKMLLPHLAGFSSTVMLSSKAVYQDEQGRHANSDEPPQFSGPISEEQATLPAQNSDFASREGYGPNKVAAE; translated from the coding sequence ATGAATCACGCAGTTATTCTCGGCGGCACCGGAGCATTGGGCCGGGCGACTGCTAGCAAACTTCTTAGCGAAGGTTGGACAGTCGACGTCGTCGGGCGGAACGCCGAAAATTTTCCTGCTGAATTGCGCGAAGCTGGAGCCACATTCCAATCGGCCGATCGCTACAACAGCACCGATCTTCAAACCGTCTTCGGAGCAGGTGCGGATCTATTAGTAGATGCGCTGAGCTTCAACGAAGCGCACGCCAAGATGCTGCTACCTCACCTCGCCGGGTTTTCCAGCACCGTGATGCTCTCCAGCAAAGCCGTTTACCAAGATGAGCAAGGACGGCATGCCAACTCCGACGAGCCTCCGCAGTTCTCTGGGCCGATCTCCGAAGAGCAAGCCACCCTGCCCGCGCAGAATTCCGACTTTGCGAGCCGTGAAGGCTACGGCCCAAACAAAGTCGCGGCCGAGTAA
- a CDS encoding Lrp/AsnC family transcriptional regulator, whose product MTELPVSAPLDEVDRQILAELTQDGRISISALAEKVHISRAHAYHRVSQLSERGVLTKFAAVIDPIKAGLKSSAYVTLKVKQHSWRELRESLKTIDEVHHIALVGGDFDVILLVRAEDNEHLRRLVFDRLQSMPGVLDTQTYLIFDDVDSC is encoded by the coding sequence ATGACTGAGCTGCCAGTATCGGCCCCGCTGGATGAAGTAGACCGGCAAATTCTCGCCGAACTCACCCAAGATGGCCGGATTTCAATTAGTGCTTTAGCTGAAAAAGTTCACATCAGCCGCGCACACGCTTACCACCGAGTAAGCCAGCTGAGCGAGCGTGGCGTGTTGACCAAGTTTGCCGCCGTCATTGATCCAATCAAGGCCGGGCTCAAGTCCTCCGCCTATGTGACGCTTAAAGTGAAACAGCATTCTTGGCGTGAGCTGCGCGAGTCGCTAAAGACGATTGACGAGGTGCACCATATTGCGCTGGTCGGTGGCGACTTCGACGTGATACTGCTGGTCCGGGCCGAGGATAACGAGCACCTGCGCAGGCTTGTTTTTGACCGGCTACAGTCGATGCCCGGCGTCTTAGATACCCAGACCTATCTGATTTTCGACGACGTAGATTCGTGCTGA
- the paaB gene encoding 1,2-phenylacetyl-CoA epoxidase subunit PaaB produces MSQSEGNQPWPLWEVFVRSSRGLSHVHAGSLHAPDASMALRNARDLYTRRNEGVSVWVVPADAISASDPGSKGAFFESPQGKDYRHATYYTKSEGVKHL; encoded by the coding sequence ATGTCGCAGTCCGAGGGAAATCAGCCCTGGCCGTTGTGGGAAGTTTTCGTCCGGTCGTCTCGTGGCCTTTCGCATGTGCACGCCGGCTCGTTGCACGCCCCGGATGCCTCAATGGCGCTGCGTAACGCACGCGATTTGTATACCCGCCGCAATGAAGGCGTGTCTGTTTGGGTAGTGCCCGCAGATGCTATTTCTGCCTCGGATCCGGGATCGAAGGGCGCTTTCTTTGAATCGCCGCAAGGCAAGGATTACCGCCACGCCACGTACTACACGAAGAGTGAAGGGGTGAAACACCTCTAA
- the paaA gene encoding 1,2-phenylacetyl-CoA epoxidase subunit PaaA, protein MAHTLESVSTEAGRSAEAAGKENFDRVIAADSRIEPRDWMPEAYRKTLVRQISQHAHSEIIGMQPEANWISRAPSLKRKAILMAKVQDEAGHGLYLYSAAETLGTPREKMTTDLIAGKARYSSIFNYPTLSWADVGAIGWLVDGAAICNQVPLCRASYGPYGRAMVRVCKEESFHQRQGFEILLELANGTPAQKQMAQDAVNRWYTPSLMMFGPPDDDSPNSIQSMAWNIKRFSNDELRQRFVCMMVEQVEVLGLTLPDDQIRFNDETNKWEHGSLDWDEFKEVLAGRGPCNSQRLERRREAHEDGAWVREAAAAYAARKHAEQEGAA, encoded by the coding sequence ATGGCGCACACACTCGAGTCGGTCTCAACTGAGGCTGGCAGATCTGCAGAGGCAGCCGGCAAAGAGAACTTCGACCGGGTCATCGCCGCGGATTCACGCATTGAACCGCGGGACTGGATGCCAGAGGCCTACCGAAAGACACTAGTTCGGCAGATTTCCCAGCACGCGCACTCGGAGATTATTGGCATGCAGCCTGAGGCGAATTGGATTTCGCGTGCGCCGAGCCTCAAACGCAAAGCTATTCTGATGGCAAAGGTGCAAGATGAAGCCGGTCACGGACTGTACTTGTACTCCGCCGCCGAGACGCTTGGCACGCCGCGCGAGAAGATGACGACAGACCTCATCGCCGGCAAAGCGCGCTATTCCTCGATTTTCAACTACCCAACGCTGAGCTGGGCGGATGTCGGCGCAATCGGCTGGCTGGTTGACGGCGCCGCAATCTGCAATCAAGTTCCGCTCTGCCGCGCTTCCTATGGACCATATGGTCGCGCAATGGTTCGCGTTTGTAAAGAAGAGTCGTTCCACCAGCGACAGGGCTTTGAAATCCTGCTCGAATTGGCCAATGGCACCCCGGCGCAGAAGCAGATGGCACAGGATGCGGTGAATCGTTGGTATACCCCTTCCCTGATGATGTTTGGCCCGCCGGATGACGATTCGCCGAACTCGATCCAGTCCATGGCCTGGAATATCAAACGGTTCTCTAATGACGAACTTCGCCAGCGCTTCGTATGCATGATGGTTGAACAGGTTGAAGTCCTTGGGCTGACACTGCCAGATGACCAGATCCGGTTCAACGACGAAACTAATAAATGGGAACACGGTTCGCTTGATTGGGACGAGTTCAAAGAGGTACTAGCAGGCCGTGGACCATGCAATTCGCAGCGGCTAGAACGCCGTCGAGAAGCCCATGAAGATGGTGCCTGGGTACGTGAGGCGGCTGCCGCCTACGCTGCTCGAAAGCACGCTGAACAAGAAGGAGCCGCCTGA
- the paaC gene encoding 1,2-phenylacetyl-CoA epoxidase subunit PaaC has translation MAQESATRITPGNALRPEDIADAGARPSATVAEYALRLGDDGLILAQRLGWWISRAPELEEDVALGNIALDELGHARSFLSYAAGAFDRPDGTPQTEDDLAYWRGETEFRCAQLFEQPNGDFARTIARQLVVSVYQFELYSRLQNSSDSTLAAIAAKAVKEVDYHRDHASQWVLRLAFGTEESRRRMIHGLALTWPYVEELFDEDALYQELGSIADGGVSVPPSLFRAEFDAFIAAVLTEAELEIPQTSRVSGGGRRGQRSEHLGYLLAEMQVLAREHPGAGW, from the coding sequence ATGGCGCAAGAATCAGCAACTCGAATCACGCCCGGCAACGCGCTGCGTCCGGAGGACATTGCCGACGCCGGTGCGAGGCCAAGCGCTACGGTCGCCGAGTACGCGCTGCGGCTGGGCGACGACGGGTTGATATTGGCGCAAAGACTTGGTTGGTGGATTTCGCGCGCGCCCGAGCTTGAAGAAGACGTGGCACTGGGCAATATCGCCTTGGATGAGCTCGGACATGCGCGTTCCTTTTTGAGCTACGCCGCAGGTGCTTTCGACCGCCCGGACGGTACGCCACAGACCGAAGATGATTTGGCTTACTGGCGTGGCGAAACCGAGTTCCGTTGTGCGCAGCTCTTCGAGCAACCCAACGGCGACTTTGCGCGGACTATCGCGCGCCAACTGGTTGTTTCGGTTTACCAATTTGAGCTGTACTCCAGGCTGCAGAATTCCAGTGATTCCACGCTAGCTGCGATTGCTGCCAAGGCGGTCAAAGAGGTTGATTACCACCGAGATCACGCGAGCCAATGGGTGCTCCGACTTGCTTTTGGAACGGAAGAGTCTCGGCGTCGGATGATTCATGGTCTGGCGCTGACCTGGCCGTACGTTGAAGAGCTTTTTGACGAAGATGCTTTGTATCAAGAACTTGGCTCGATAGCCGACGGCGGAGTTTCGGTACCGCCGTCGTTGTTCCGGGCCGAATTCGACGCCTTTATTGCTGCTGTTTTGACCGAGGCGGAGCTTGAAATTCCGCAAACGTCACGCGTTAGCGGCGGCGGGCGCCGCGGTCAGCGCAGCGAACACCTGGGCTACCTTTTGGCTGAAATGCAGGTGCTGGCTCGAGAGCATCCGGGAGCTGGCTGGTGA
- a CDS encoding serine hydrolase, whose protein sequence is MDATVIELDDSGAPVSAANVILSPQNPYGVSVPIDKNFSTDKAVRWRDWDDALWDFNGGIGKTDLEPGTENSPIDFMLPYPASVLKVMVGFGVLQLVDQGKITLDGNYDYKPTGSSATCTGDTSKPVKQYFDEMITYSDNHSTCALIKILHDNNAIASLN, encoded by the coding sequence ATGGACGCGACTGTTATCGAGCTCGATGATAGTGGTGCGCCCGTCAGCGCTGCGAATGTAATTCTTAGCCCTCAGAACCCTTATGGTGTCTCGGTTCCGATCGATAAGAACTTCTCCACCGATAAAGCGGTTCGGTGGCGGGACTGGGATGACGCCCTCTGGGACTTCAATGGCGGAATTGGTAAGACTGATCTAGAGCCAGGCACTGAAAACTCACCTATCGACTTCATGCTGCCGTATCCGGCCTCGGTATTGAAGGTCATGGTGGGGTTCGGTGTTCTCCAGCTGGTAGATCAAGGAAAAATCACTCTTGACGGCAATTATGACTACAAACCGACTGGTAGCAGTGCTACTTGCACCGGTGATACCTCGAAGCCAGTCAAACAGTATTTTGACGAGATGATCACCTACTCAGATAATCATTCAACGTGTGCGTTGATCAAGATATTGCATGACAACAATGCAATTGCGTCACTGAACTAA
- a CDS encoding GNAT family N-acetyltransferase produces MTDVVLKLIDRELAERVLQNAPLPTDRWAPDYPWPDELDAMRMFLAQPLPEPAVFGIYTIRDQHSGLAIGGIGFFGPPDDDGAVTIGYNVVPSARGNHMASNAVARIIEIATQAGARCVQAVTDLDNATSQAVLLKNGFNEVRRDEVQAYFERFTV; encoded by the coding sequence GTGACCGACGTTGTCTTGAAACTGATCGATCGCGAGCTGGCCGAGCGGGTGCTGCAGAACGCTCCACTGCCAACAGATCGTTGGGCACCGGACTATCCATGGCCAGATGAGCTTGATGCGATGCGGATGTTTTTGGCCCAGCCCCTTCCGGAGCCAGCCGTCTTTGGTATTTACACCATCCGGGATCAACACAGTGGTCTCGCGATTGGCGGCATTGGTTTCTTCGGCCCGCCGGATGACGACGGCGCGGTCACCATTGGCTACAACGTGGTCCCTTCAGCGCGAGGCAATCACATGGCAAGCAACGCGGTAGCTCGGATCATCGAGATTGCCACGCAGGCAGGCGCGCGCTGTGTTCAAGCGGTGACCGATCTAGACAACGCAACCTCGCAAGCCGTGCTTCTCAAGAATGGCTTCAACGAAGTCCGCCGAGACGAGGTACAGGCCTATTTCGAGCGCTTTACGGTGTGA
- a CDS encoding alpha-ketoacid dehydrogenase subunit beta — MTAVADAAQAQTSQAVPTTFAKALNQALADSMVLDESVLMLGEDVGTLGGVFRITDELTARFGDQRCFDTPLAESGIVGMAIGMAMNGMRPVVEMQFDAFAYPAFQQVVSHVAKMANRTRGSVRLPMVIRIPYAGGIGGVEHHCDSSEAYYVHTPGLTVLTPSTVADAYTMLRDAIASDDPIIFLEPKKLYFSKDTVDLAALAAEWPGKAKQSIGKAVVAREGTDATLIAYGPSVAAALTAADIAAGEGRSLEVIDVRSLTPFDDETVCASVRKTGRAVVIAEAPGFASMAAEIVARVQERCFHSLAAPVRRVTGFDVPYPAPKLEIFFLPGADRILDAVDELQWEDSL; from the coding sequence ATGACCGCCGTCGCAGATGCCGCACAGGCACAAACTAGTCAGGCAGTCCCTACGACTTTTGCGAAAGCGCTCAACCAGGCGCTCGCTGATTCGATGGTCCTGGACGAGTCAGTCTTGATGCTTGGCGAAGACGTTGGCACCCTGGGCGGTGTTTTCCGCATCACGGACGAGCTCACCGCGCGCTTTGGCGACCAGCGCTGCTTTGATACCCCGCTGGCGGAATCTGGCATTGTGGGCATGGCGATTGGTATGGCCATGAACGGTATGCGTCCTGTTGTTGAAATGCAGTTCGATGCTTTCGCTTACCCGGCCTTTCAGCAGGTAGTCAGCCATGTTGCCAAGATGGCTAATCGAACCAGAGGTTCAGTTCGGCTGCCCATGGTGATCCGGATTCCCTACGCGGGCGGCATCGGCGGCGTCGAGCACCACTGCGACTCGTCCGAGGCGTACTACGTCCATACACCGGGGCTGACGGTGCTTACGCCGTCGACGGTTGCTGATGCTTACACCATGCTGCGCGACGCAATTGCTTCTGACGATCCAATTATTTTCCTTGAGCCCAAGAAGCTCTATTTCTCCAAGGACACCGTAGATCTAGCAGCTTTGGCTGCTGAGTGGCCGGGCAAAGCCAAACAAAGCATCGGCAAAGCCGTTGTTGCGCGCGAAGGCACCGATGCGACGCTCATCGCCTACGGGCCTTCGGTTGCTGCCGCGCTTACCGCTGCTGATATCGCTGCGGGCGAGGGCCGTTCGCTCGAAGTTATCGACGTCCGGTCGCTGACTCCGTTTGACGACGAGACGGTGTGCGCTTCGGTGCGCAAGACCGGTCGAGCCGTGGTTATTGCTGAGGCGCCTGGCTTTGCCTCAATGGCCGCCGAAATTGTGGCTCGGGTGCAAGAACGTTGTTTCCATTCGTTGGCGGCACCGGTGCGCCGGGTAACTGGTTTTGATGTGCCATACCCGGCCCCCAAGCTTGAGATTTTCTTCCTGCCCGGTGCCGACCGGATTCTTGACGCCGTTGACGAGTTGCAATGGGAGGACTCGTTGTGA
- the paaE gene encoding 1,2-phenylacetyl-CoA epoxidase subunit PaaE, with amino-acid sequence MAVIRKPANRRASFHSLTVKEVRRLTADAIEVAFEVPADLTGQFDYLPGQYVALRTELPDDSGELKELRRSYSICTEPKTFDDGSSEIRVAVKKNLGGRFSTWANSELAAGYRLDVMSPMGAFTSKHHNVLTDLNRPEDLAAIPGFPQDGGSFVAISAGSGITPVIAIARTLLAVDARNRFDLIYANKAAMDVMFLEELADLKDQYPARFALHHVLSREQRIAPLLSGRIDAETLQSILSNVLRVDQIDEWFLCGPFELVQLCRDTLAERGVAAEKIRFELFTTGKPERPEGQVGRPVVVDESDDSFDITFTLDGLKGSVKSPTHARESILNAALRVRPDVPFACAGGVCGTCRAKVVYGTVEMVENYALEPDELARGYVLTCQAHPTSGAVTVDYDV; translated from the coding sequence ATGGCGGTTATCCGCAAGCCAGCGAATCGGCGGGCTAGTTTTCATTCGTTGACGGTCAAAGAAGTCCGTCGGCTCACCGCAGACGCGATCGAAGTTGCCTTCGAAGTTCCAGCTGATTTGACCGGACAGTTCGACTACTTACCGGGCCAATATGTGGCGCTGCGTACCGAACTGCCGGACGATTCGGGGGAGTTGAAAGAGCTTCGCCGTAGCTATTCAATTTGCACTGAGCCAAAGACGTTCGACGACGGCAGCAGCGAAATTCGAGTTGCGGTCAAAAAAAACTTGGGTGGCAGGTTTTCCACCTGGGCTAACTCGGAACTTGCGGCAGGGTATCGCCTCGATGTTATGAGCCCGATGGGTGCTTTTACTTCGAAGCACCACAACGTACTCACTGACTTGAACCGCCCAGAAGATTTGGCGGCAATTCCGGGCTTTCCGCAAGACGGTGGCTCCTTCGTTGCGATTTCGGCCGGCTCCGGAATCACTCCCGTAATTGCCATTGCGCGAACGCTTTTGGCTGTGGATGCCCGGAACCGCTTCGATTTGATCTACGCGAACAAAGCGGCGATGGACGTGATGTTCTTGGAAGAGCTTGCAGATCTGAAGGACCAATACCCGGCGCGGTTTGCTTTGCACCATGTGCTTTCGCGCGAGCAACGCATTGCGCCTTTGCTGTCCGGTCGGATCGACGCTGAAACACTGCAGAGCATCTTGAGTAATGTGCTGCGAGTAGACCAGATTGATGAATGGTTTCTGTGTGGTCCTTTTGAGCTAGTGCAGTTGTGCCGCGACACGCTTGCTGAGCGTGGGGTTGCTGCTGAGAAGATTCGATTTGAACTCTTTACGACCGGCAAACCAGAACGTCCGGAAGGCCAGGTTGGCCGGCCAGTGGTCGTTGACGAATCGGACGATAGTTTCGACATCACCTTTACTCTGGACGGGCTCAAGGGCTCGGTCAAAAGCCCGACGCATGCTCGCGAGTCAATCTTGAACGCCGCATTGCGGGTCCGACCAGACGTGCCATTCGCTTGCGCTGGCGGAGTCTGTGGCACTTGCCGTGCAAAAGTGGTCTACGGCACGGTAGAGATGGTGGAAAACTATGCCTTGGAGCCGGATGAGTTGGCTAGGGGCTACGTGTTGACCTGCCAAGCACATCCGACGTCCGGCGCTGTCACGGTTGATTACGACGTCTAA
- a CDS encoding enoyl-CoA hydratase/isomerase family protein translates to METSMIELTIADGVAEVVLNAPKKLNAMSAQAFVDLRAAVERASASAADGQAKVLLLRGEGRAFCAGRDLGGVDIENDNALAFLEEKIVPAMQAIMNFPGPSFAAAQGAALGAGLGLLIAADVVYLAEDAKIGSPFADLGMVLDAGGHWLFTERLGTHRTLDLIYTADLMSGAEAVRSGLFSRAFPTETLLEETRKIVQRVSRGPINAYQDGKKLVEAIRDQRLGFWDALDLENKTQGAIVSTDNYKEGMAAFLEKRAPNFTP, encoded by the coding sequence ATGGAGACCAGCATGATTGAGCTGACCATAGCCGACGGCGTAGCTGAGGTGGTTCTGAACGCACCGAAGAAGCTCAACGCAATGAGTGCCCAGGCTTTCGTCGACCTGCGTGCGGCCGTTGAACGTGCCTCGGCATCTGCCGCCGACGGGCAAGCGAAAGTGCTGCTATTGCGTGGTGAAGGTAGGGCATTTTGTGCCGGTCGCGATTTGGGCGGCGTCGATATTGAGAACGACAACGCGCTAGCTTTTCTGGAAGAGAAGATCGTGCCTGCGATGCAGGCGATTATGAACTTTCCTGGACCGAGTTTTGCCGCGGCGCAGGGGGCAGCGTTAGGTGCCGGGCTAGGCTTGCTGATCGCGGCCGACGTCGTCTATCTCGCCGAAGATGCCAAGATCGGTTCGCCTTTTGCGGACCTGGGCATGGTGTTGGACGCGGGCGGACACTGGCTTTTCACTGAACGGCTGGGCACACATCGGACGCTGGATCTGATCTACACCGCAGATCTCATGAGTGGCGCTGAAGCGGTACGTTCCGGGCTCTTCAGCAGAGCATTCCCTACCGAGACGCTTTTAGAAGAAACTCGTAAGATCGTGCAACGAGTTTCACGCGGTCCGATTAACGCCTACCAAGATGGCAAAAAGCTCGTTGAGGCGATCCGCGATCAACGGCTCGGATTCTGGGACGCACTGGACCTAGAGAACAAAACCCAAGGCGCAATTGTGAGCACGGACAACTACAAAGAAGGTATGGCCGCGTTTTTGGAAAAACGCGCTCCGAACTTCACACCGTAA
- a CDS encoding dihydrolipoamide acetyltransferase family protein → MGGLVVSATISTQSTGNQQVFLLPDLGEGLTEAELVRWLVSEGDTLVIDQPIAEVETAKSLVEVPSPFAGFVAILHGSEGQLMDVGKPFLTVSRAIEPGEARDPHESYREEERAGSGNVLIGYGTSGQTATARSRPRKAEATPAAPALAAAVGVSSVAPLVISPLVRKLARDSGISLHSVTGSGPGGLILRQDLQLTGAAVTAAETGSTTPTESAGLDPRSGLSVLSRTPLTGIRKAIAANLSRSRTEIPEATVWVDVDATALLQMRDSLKKINPETTPGILAFIARFVLAGLARFPELNTRIENGEIVAVDGVNLGFAAQTERGLMVPSVRAAQKLSARELDAEIRRLTAVARSGKATPAELASGTFTLNNYGVFGVDGSAAIINYPESAILGVGRIIDKPWVVDGELAVRKLTELTLVFDHRVCDGGTAGGFLRYVADAIENPGTLLADL, encoded by the coding sequence ATGGGAGGACTCGTTGTGAGTGCCACGATTAGTACGCAAAGCACTGGCAACCAGCAGGTCTTCCTGCTCCCTGATTTGGGCGAAGGGCTGACCGAAGCTGAACTTGTTCGCTGGTTGGTCTCCGAGGGGGATACCTTGGTGATCGATCAGCCGATTGCCGAAGTCGAAACGGCCAAGTCGCTCGTAGAAGTTCCCTCGCCGTTTGCCGGCTTCGTAGCCATCTTGCATGGTTCCGAGGGGCAATTGATGGATGTGGGAAAGCCTTTCCTCACGGTTTCCCGTGCCATAGAGCCCGGTGAAGCCCGTGATCCGCACGAAAGCTACCGTGAAGAAGAGCGTGCGGGCAGTGGGAATGTGCTTATTGGTTATGGCACTAGTGGCCAAACAGCCACTGCGCGCTCCAGGCCCCGCAAAGCCGAAGCTACTCCTGCAGCCCCAGCTTTGGCGGCAGCAGTCGGAGTGAGCTCAGTCGCACCACTGGTTATTTCACCATTGGTCCGGAAACTGGCGCGTGATTCAGGTATCTCCTTGCACAGCGTCACTGGCTCAGGTCCTGGCGGTTTGATTTTGCGTCAGGATCTCCAGCTAACCGGCGCCGCCGTAACCGCAGCGGAAACAGGTTCAACAACACCAACCGAAAGCGCTGGCCTGGACCCCCGATCGGGGCTCTCGGTACTTTCGCGGACTCCGCTGACCGGCATCCGTAAGGCCATAGCAGCGAACTTGAGCCGAAGCCGGACGGAAATCCCGGAAGCAACGGTGTGGGTCGATGTAGATGCCACGGCTCTGCTGCAAATGCGTGATTCGCTCAAGAAGATCAATCCGGAGACTACGCCTGGGATTCTGGCTTTTATTGCTCGATTTGTGTTGGCCGGACTGGCTCGATTCCCCGAGCTGAATACTCGGATCGAAAATGGCGAAATCGTCGCGGTCGATGGAGTGAACCTCGGCTTCGCGGCCCAGACTGAGCGCGGTTTGATGGTGCCGTCGGTTCGCGCAGCGCAAAAACTAAGCGCTCGCGAACTGGACGCCGAGATCAGGCGGTTGACCGCCGTCGCCCGCTCTGGCAAAGCTACGCCAGCGGAATTGGCCAGCGGCACCTTCACGCTGAACAACTATGGCGTCTTTGGTGTGGACGGATCTGCCGCCATTATCAACTACCCGGAATCAGCGATCTTGGGCGTCGGCCGAATCATCGATAAGCCTTGGGTTGTGGACGGTGAGTTGGCCGTGCGCAAACTGACGGAGCTGACTTTAGTCTTCGATCATCGAGTGTGCGACGGCGGGACGGCAGGCGGGTTCCTTCGCTACGTGGCTGACGCGATTGAGAATCCTGGGACGCTCTTGGCCGATCTTTAG
- the paaD gene encoding 1,2-phenylacetyl-CoA epoxidase subunit PaaD has product MKTLTKKLAQHELWEIAASINDPEIPVLSIAELGILRAVETTEHGVKVTITPTYSGCPAMDAIRADLITEFGREGLEASVESVLAPAWTTDWMTESGKAKLTEYGIAPPSGTSQVGSQSGPVRLSLAVKCPLCNSLNTRELTRFSSTSCKALYKCQDCQEPFDYFKVH; this is encoded by the coding sequence GTGAAAACTCTTACAAAGAAATTGGCCCAACACGAGCTGTGGGAAATCGCCGCAAGCATCAACGATCCAGAAATTCCGGTGCTCAGCATTGCTGAGCTGGGCATCCTGCGCGCCGTCGAAACGACTGAGCATGGAGTCAAGGTCACCATCACGCCTACCTATTCTGGCTGTCCGGCGATGGACGCGATTCGGGCAGATTTGATCACCGAATTCGGGCGTGAAGGCCTTGAGGCCAGCGTGGAATCGGTACTTGCGCCAGCCTGGACTACCGACTGGATGACGGAGTCTGGCAAGGCGAAGCTCACTGAGTACGGAATTGCGCCGCCCAGTGGCACCTCGCAGGTTGGCAGCCAGAGTGGGCCAGTTCGGCTCAGTCTGGCGGTGAAGTGCCCGCTGTGCAATTCACTCAATACTCGCGAACTCACGCGCTTCAGTTCTACCTCCTGCAAGGCGCTGTACAAGTGCCAGGACTGCCAGGAGCCCTTCGACTATTTCAAGGTGCATTAA